A stretch of Microbulbifer sp. SAOS-129_SWC DNA encodes these proteins:
- the trmB gene encoding tRNA (guanosine(46)-N7)-methyltransferase TrmB — MQDESAEDFPYRTEYKKKSIRSYVIRAGRMTEGQRRAFDTYWGSFGLSLFDGPLDPQAVFGRSAPLVLEIGFGMGDSLLAMAEAEPDKDFIGIEVHPPGVGRLINNAGKAGVKNLRVYMADAVDVLNDCIADGALARFQLYFPDPWHKKKHHKRRIVQPEFVRLLCIKLATGGLLHMATDWENYAEHMLEVLEAEAMLENTAGAGHYAPRPQFRPETKFERRGQRLGHGVWDLLYKRR; from the coding sequence ATGCAAGATGAATCCGCGGAAGACTTCCCCTACCGCACCGAGTACAAGAAAAAATCCATCCGCAGCTATGTGATCCGCGCCGGGCGCATGACCGAGGGTCAGCGCCGCGCTTTCGATACCTACTGGGGCAGTTTCGGCCTGTCGCTGTTCGACGGCCCGCTCGACCCGCAGGCGGTGTTCGGGCGCAGCGCGCCGCTGGTGCTGGAGATCGGCTTCGGCATGGGCGACTCGCTGCTGGCGATGGCGGAGGCCGAGCCGGACAAGGACTTTATCGGCATTGAGGTGCACCCGCCGGGCGTCGGTCGCCTGATCAACAATGCCGGCAAGGCCGGGGTGAAAAACCTGCGCGTGTATATGGCCGACGCCGTGGATGTACTCAACGATTGTATTGCCGACGGCGCGCTGGCGCGCTTCCAGCTGTACTTCCCCGATCCCTGGCACAAGAAAAAGCATCACAAGCGCCGCATCGTGCAGCCCGAATTCGTGCGTCTGCTGTGCATCAAGTTAGCCACTGGCGGCCTGCTGCATATGGCCACCGACTGGGAGAATTACGCCGAGCATATGCTCGAAGTGCTGGAGGCAGAAGCGATGCTGGAAAACACCGCCGGCGCCGGCCACTACGCACCGCGGCCGCAATTCCGCCCGGAGACCAAGTTCGAGCGCCGCGGCCAGCGCCTCGGCCACGGCGTCTGGGACCTGCTCTACAAGCGCCGCTGA